Proteins encoded together in one Penicillium digitatum chromosome 1, complete sequence window:
- a CDS encoding Small nuclear ribonucleoprotein (LSM7), putative, translating to MSERGSFRGGRGRGGRGGQGQQKSGGGGGAQEKPKKENILDLSKYMDKEVQVKFNGGREVIGTLKGYDQLMNLVLDDVKETMRDEEGNTTTRSMGLIVARGTLIVLISPADGSEEIPNPFLQAEE from the exons ATGTCTGAACGAGGCTCATTCCGAGGCGGTCGCGGTCGTGGAGGCCGCGGCGGACAGGGCCAGCAGAAAAGTGGCGGTGGTGGCGGTGCACAGGAGAAGCCTAAAAAGGAAAACATCTTGGATCTCAGCAAGTACATGGACAAGGAAGTCCAAGTGAAGTTCAATGGTGGTCGTGAGG TCATCGGAACCCTCAAGGGCTACGATCAGCTGATGAACCTGGTCCTCGACGACGTGAAAGAAACCATGCGGG ATGAGGAGGGCAACACTACCACCCGCTCAATGGGTCTGATCGTCGCCCGTGGTACTTTGATCGTACTGATCTCCCCCGCTGACGGCAGCGAGGAGATCCCCAACCCTTTCTTGCAAGCAGAAGAGTAA